GCTCTTCAGTTGACCGTGTTTTGTCTCTGACCCTATCCTGCCCTGAAGCTGCCCTCACTGAGGTCTATCATCTTCCTTGCTGATAAATCCCACATTTCCCACCTGTTACTTAACCTGGGTTCCCAGCATCCTCTGACGCAGCTAGCCACTCCCTCTGGAAAGCTCTCTCTTGCCCTGGCTTCCTGAGGCCTCCTACCTCTCTGCCAGTTAATTCTCAGGATTCACTTCCTCTGCTCCTCTACGAGTCTCCCCAAGgcatttctcttttctcacttAATACACCGTTCTTGagtggtttcatttttttctcatgtggGACACCTGAGAAACCCAGCTCAAACTCTTCCTTCTATCCAGTACAAGTCATAGGCCACAGACTCTGATGTGAAAGTTTCCAAACTGGAAATTTTGCTCACTTGAAAATCTAAATCGTtgaaactccaaagcttttgTCTGCTTTTCTTCAGTGACATTTCTCCTCTGAGATAAGAAATGCTATTgaatgaaaaggagagaaggCAAGGGGTGGAGGGTGAAAATGGTGGGAAGCTTGAGTAATATttgcaatggacattgtggttGATCCCCAATGTCCCTTCCATACCAGACAATTAGCCCAAGTCAGTGATGACTGTTACTGCTCCAGGAGCGGACACACCAATGATCCTTGCCAGACGGTCTGAAGGAAAGGACTTATATCTCATCCTTGGGAGGAGGggtttctctttcttccactgAATATGAAGACAGAAGCATCACGCAGTAGCTACTGGCACCCACCTTCAGACAATGAGGAGAACCATCCCGAGGATGAAACTTCCCTCCGAGGAGGAAGGCTGAACAGAACCATGGACAGAGCCTGGGTCCGTGATATTATTGAGCTGCTGAATCAACCAACTTCATAGCCCACCTACCTCTGGCTCCTTGTTACATGAAgtagtttactttctttttttttttttttaaaaaatgaggttgTATGTTACTTGTAGCAGAAAGCATCCTGATAGATTCAGCATCTCAAAATATTCCATCACACCTGAACTCCAGACCTGTGGACATGAATGCCTGCCAGCCCTTCCCCTGGGCTGTTCCGTGGCATCTCACACTCAGTAAGTCTAAAACTGACGTTGTTGTCTTGGGCCCCCTTGTCTCCCTATACCAATCTTCCCTGTTTCTGTGAAAAGTCCCACCATCTGCCTGGGTGTTCAACTCAAAACCTTGGGTAATCTTTGCtatttcccttttcctcacaCTGACAATCCCCACTTAGGAACTGCAGATTCTACCCCCTGAATAGTGCTCAAATCCATCCACTTCTTTGCCCACCACCATCTCTTGCATGTTTCACTGCACAGTCTCTGAACTGGTCCTCCTTCTCCTTCCAACTGTGTCTGAACACCACAGCCAGAGTGACCTTTCTAAGATGCAGCTCTGAATACTTCCCCCATTAaacccttttctttcccttttccttagaataaattctaAGTGCCTTCATATGTCCTATAAGGCCCTCGGTGACCTGGCCCTCATTGCATCTTTCCAACCTCAATGCAATTCCTTCCTTTCTAGCCTTCATTCCAGCAACGTAGAACTACTTTCACTTTCCAGACATGCTCCCTCTTGTCTTCTGGCTGATGTATCTACCTAGAaagtcctcttcctctccctgcttCACCTGAGTAACTGCTGTTCATTCTCCAGCGCTCACTGTGATGGTGCCTCCTTTGGGAAGCCATCTCTACCCTAAGGCTGGGTTAGGTGTTCTTCTTCATGTTTCCAGAACACCATCTCCTTATCCCAATCACATCACTCGTCGCGAGGTTGGAATTGTATGCTTATTTATCTATGTCCCCCacccagactgtgagctccttgagagcagggactctgGCTTACTCCCTACACCTAGCACTATAATTGAGTGAAAAAGATCATTCTAAATTCAGAAGTAAATTTTGACTTCAAGGCAAGGGTAGGATGGAATGGAGTTGGAGGACAGCATGGAAATAGACATTTTCAAgcaaggggtggggtggtggcagCAGAATTGATCTGCTGGCTAAGTGTGCTGAATAGGTTTAGGTGGGTGGCAGGGCCAGGCCAGGGGAAAAGACCACTGAGGCAGACAATGTAACCCAGGCAAGAGATGACggtggcgggacttccctggtggcgcagtggttaacaatccacctgccaatgcaggggacacgggttcgagccctggtccgggaagatcccacatgccggggagcaactaagcctgtgcaccacaactactgagcctgcagtctagagcccacaagccacaactactgagcccgtgtgccacaacaagagaagccaccgcaatgagaagcccacgcactgcaacgaagagtagcccccgctcgccgcaactagagaaagcctgcacgcaacaacgaagacccaacgcagccaaaaataaataaatttttttttaaaaaaagagatgatggtggcctggactagggtggtggcagtggagacGGGGAGAACCAGACAGCCTTGAAAGAGTTATAAAGTAGAATTAACAGAATTGGGGGTaggtgaagaaaagaaaggagtatAAGATGAGGTGAGTTCTAATTGGGGCCACGGAAGTCCTAGTGGTGACTTCATCTTAGGGCGGGGAATCCAGAAGGAAGAACGTGACTGCAGAAGGTGTAAAGCGAGGTAAGGGGCTCTGCTTCGGACATCTGGGGCTGCAGATGGGGCACAGAAGTTGAGAAGGAATGGAcagagaggtaggaggaaaaccagaggGGCAGACAGGAGTCATAGATGCCGAGATAGTGGGAGTCAGAAGAGAAATGACCTGAGGCAGGGGGAAAATACCGCTGAGCCTCCTTTGCATTGACGCTCCCATGACACAGACACAAGTGCACTAGGGAGGgtcccccctgccccgcccccattactattttatgatgttttaaaaatcgAAGTATAATtcacttacaatattatattagtttcaggtgtataacatagtcattccatatttttatacattacaaaatgatcaccactggAGAGGGTTCCCTTGATAGCagttttatttgatttaaaagtGAAACTCAGACCCTGACCCACCCACTAATCTTGGGGTCGTGGCAGGAGTAGACTCATCCTGGGGATGGTTGGCCTCTTACCAGGACAAGAAATGGGGGAACATATAGATTCTTACCAGGACAAGAAATGGGGGAACATATAGACTCTTACCAAGATAAGAAATGAGAAACATATGGATCATGTCTCTGTGGGCATGGAGAGGCCCAGCTGTGGTGCTGGGTAGGGTTTGGCCACGGCCATGGAAGGGGTGACTGGAGCCAACTGGTGGGCACATGCAGAGGGGGAGGAGACTAATTCGGGACCGGTGTTAGGATTGGGGCTTAGAGGTCTAGGGCAGGGTCAGGGAGCTCTGGACCAACAAGTTCAGTAGCTGTGAGTAGAAGACTTGTCCAGCTCACTGCGCTGCTCCTTGTGAGACTCTGTCACCACCTGCTGGGGGCCGAGGCATGTGAGGCGCACAAACCGTTCAGCACCACCCTCCTTCCAGCTCCTTTGTGGCACGGTGTCCCCCCTCCCTGGCATAACCAGTTGAGGCTCCAGTCTGACCATCCACTTCCATCTCCCTGTCTCACTCCCACCCCAAGAATCACTAACCCACAAACACCCTAAGATTACTTGCAGCCAGGCTGGGGCTCAGAAATACTACGAGAAATGATGGGGTCCTACGCTCAAGTGACCCATCTTACCTCCCCATCCCTGGTCTCAATGGTCTTGATCAGAACCATCTTCCGGCTGTGGCTCTCCTGGGGAGGCTCCACCTCAGGCACTGGAAAAAGCAAGATGAGAGGTGGAAGGGAGGAGGCTTgggatttctcttgttttaagcccTCACTCCgtctgggaggtgagggaggggcggggaggggcagagCCTGAGGAGCGAAGGCGAGTGTAGACCAGGACTCAGAAGTTCACGGAGAGAACCAATCCCTGAGCAGAGCCAGAGTAAGAGTCCAgtcagggcagaaatagacaaGGGGACAGACAGTTGGAAGTCAGACGTGAAAGACTCACCAGTCGTCTTTATACTTAAGGATGCAAAGGAATGGACTGGCACGGAGATCCTGGGGGCGAAGCACTCGGTCAGCTACTCCTGTGAGCCGCTGGCCTCTCCCCCACAAGCCCTGACCAAACCCTATCCGACCCGCTGCCTCTCACCGGCTCTCCTCGCCCTCAAGTAGCTTCCGGTAGGTGGCGATCTCGATGTCCAGGGCCATCTTGACGTTGAGGAGCTCCTGGTACTCTCGCAGGTGTCGCGCCATCTCCTCCTTTAGCTGCCGCAGCTCCTCCTCGAGCCGTGCGGTGCCCGCCTGGTACCCGCCGGCTTCCAGGGCAAACTGCTCCTCCAGCTCCCGCAGCTGTCTGAGCAGCGCCTCgttctgggggttgggggtgaaGAGGGGGCGTCAATGGGGGGAGCAGCCTTCATCCTCCACCCCCTGGGCGGGGGCGCGCAGCCTGGTACTCACCGTGCCGCGAAGCCCATCCACCTCGCACGTCAGGCTCTGGATCTGGCGTCGCGACTCGTTCATCTCCTGCTTGGCCTGGCGCAGGGCCTCGTGGTTCCGGTTGGCGGCGTCAGACAGGTCCGCGTACTGCGGCCAGGGGGGCAACCCGGACGTGAGTGGACCAGATGCgccctccccccagctctccACGCTTCCAGGTCCTCCCAAACCCTCCCGTGCCCTGGCACCTTGGACTTGTACCACTCTTCTGCTTCCTGCAGGTTCTTCGCTGCGATGCTCTCGTACTGGGCACGGATGTCCCTCAGCGCCGCCGTCAGCTCGGGCTTCACGGTCGCCTCCACCTCGACCTGCTGCACCTGCTGGCTCTCCACGCTCATCTGCAGGTCTCTCAGCTCCTGCCGCCCAGGGCGAGAGGCCGAGTTCATCGCGCAGATCCCACGCGGGCCGCGCGGTTGGCgcacagaaaagagaagaaacactTGAATGAACAGAAGGGGGCGCTAGGGAGTGCAGCGCGCTTGGTACTGCACGGCCCGCGCCACGCCCGTACTAAGCCTCTGGCCAGGTTACGGGGGTGCAGCTCCGCTGCTCGCCACCAGGCGGCGCAGGGGTGTGAGTCAAACCACCTGTAGAGGGGGTTGAGAGCCTGCGTCTACCCTACGAATCTCACTTCTCTTCCTCAGGTCCACTCGCCAGTCTCTTCCTGAGCTTATACTCCAGCTCCAATGAGACCACCCCCAACCTCCTGACACCCGGGTCCACCCACCTCCTCGTGCAGCTTCTTGAGGAACTCAATCTCATCCATCAGAGACTCAATCTTGCGCTCTAGCTCCAGGCGGGACAGGGTGGCGTCGTCCACGTCCTTCACGGGGTGGCAGTAGGGGTTCGAGAGCAGGGAGGGGTTGCTTAGGTCGACGAAGAGCCTGGCCCTCCCTGTCTGCCTCTGGAGGCTTCTGGTCGCCTCCCTTTGCCCACAGATGCCACCCTGGATACGCAGGCCGGGGGTAGGAATGGGTAGACCGAGCTCACCTTACGGAAAAGCACGAGGCTGTGCTCCGCATCCTCGCGCTTGCGAGTCTCCTCCTCCAGCCTGGTGGGAGGGGTGTGCAGAAGCTGAGCTCCGGGGTCACTGCCCAGCCGTAAGACCGCGACCCCCAGGATCTGGGTCAGAGGCTGCTACTGCCCAGGACTCTGAGGAGGGGCCTTCAGGCTGCCTGATGGACTTGCCCCATATTTCCCTTTAACCTGCTGGGAGCTGAGATGTGGCCCCTTTATACACAGGGGAGACATAGtaactcccccttcctcccctccccagagactCAGCAAAGTGGTAGACGGGGGTTGGGGGTGTTGCCCGCCGGCGAGGATGCTGCCTGCACACGCCCAGGTGGATAAGGCGGGCCACTCCCTCTGGCGGCCGCCTCGACGGCCGCCGCCCAGCCCCGGCCCTGTCCCCTGACCTCTGCTTGAGCGCCGCCAGGTCCTCCGCCAGCCCGTCGCGCTCCACCTGCACCCGGTCTCGCTCGCGGCCCAGCAGCTCTAGCTCCCTCCGCAGCTCGCGCAGCTCCTGCTGGCACAGCTGGTCGGCGCGCGCCGGCTCCTGGCCCCGGGCCTGGCTCAGCTCCCCGCGCAAGGCCGCGTTCTGCTGCTCCAGGAAGCGCACCTTCTCGATGAAGTTGGCGAAGCGGTCGTTGAGCTCCTGCAGCTCCTGCTtctcgttgctgcgcgtggccAGGAACTCCTGGTTGAGGGCCTCGGCCATGGAGAAGTCGAGGCGCTCCGAGGGCAGGCGCAGGAGGGCGCCCGCGGCCGCCCGGGGACTGCGGAAACTGCCTAGGCGCACGGAGGAGCCGGGGGACGCCGAGCCCAGCAGGCGGCTGCTCGAGAAGCGGGAGCTGGAAGAGTAGGAGAGGGCCCCCGGGGACAGCGAGGGCGGTGGCCCGAAGGTGCGGCGGTAGTAGGTGGAACTGACGCCGGACCGGAGGCCCGACGGGTGGCTCATGGCGGCCGAGGATGGGGAGTCACCGCTGACAGAGCTTGTCCGGGCGCTGGGAAGGAGTCGCAAACCGCTGCGAGGCGGCTTTATAGCCCTGCGGGCTCAGGGGGGGCATGGGCTGCTCCTCCCACTGGCCTGACGGTGGGGCTATGTGGGGAGGGGGACGCCCCACCCCTGCGGAGCTGCAGGAGCgccgcaccctccctccctggTTGCCGGCGCCCTGCCTACTTGATTCCCCCAGTTCGTGGTGGGGAAGGAGACAGGGATGGCCACCACAGGCCAcagggaggcgggggggggggggttcggGTGTTGGGGGTGTCAGTGCCTTCCAGCAAATATCCGGAGCTGGAGCCTAGGGTGGGAGGGCCTCACTGGAACTGGGGTCCCTGCCTGAAAGAGCTGGTAAAAACTGGGGGCTAGGTGGACTGTATGTTAAAGGGCAGGCTTCTGGTACGTGGGCAGGGAGGACGCAGCCCAGGTGCAGGGAGGACGCAGCCCAGGTGCAGGGAGAATTGGCCTGGCTTAGGCCCCAGAGGCTGTACCTCCACATGGCCCCTGAAGGCTAGGCTCTGCTTGCAAATGCTGTCAGCTGCCCCCTCTGTCACCACACCCAGGGAGATCTGGGGGACGGGAGTGCAGAGGCAGCTGAGGTGGGTGAGGAAGGGCTGCTCTCCCTGAAATCCCCAGGGCTCTGTGAAGGGTTGCTGCCTGGCGCCAGCTCTGCTGCTAATGGACttgcttcttcccctccccctcccctggacactTGGCCAGGAGGTTGCCTGCTGATGTCTCAGCCTTAAAGACACAGATCCCAAATCTACCCCAGGCCCCAGCAAGGTGGGCACATCAGAGGGGGCTCAGGGTGACTAGGCCCAGCTCTGGGTCCCACTTGGGAGGGTCTGTGCCATGCTGGAGGCTGAACTGAGTGAGCTAGCGTGTGCTGTCTGGCTTTACTGGatactcccttcccccaacccaccGCTGCTCAGTCAGGGCCTTACAGGAACCGGGGCGATTCCTGAAgtaggaaggggagggggctgaaGGGTAGCAGCTGCTGCCAAGGCTGAGAGATAGACACACGGGCAGGAGCCGGTTTCCAGTGCTGAGGAGCTGCAGGTACCCAGCGAGAGGAGCGCTGGAttgggagagaaggggaaagagaaagtgCCCATCCCCGTAGGCTCAGGgactgaaagaggagaaaaaggccCAGAACAGAGCCACAGATGCATATGCGTAATAGCACCGTGCACCTATGTGCACACACATTAGACACACCCAACCACAGGGCCCTTcataccctcccccaccccagagttAGCAGGGAGGCTGATGTCTGGTCTTTGCATGTCAAACGGCTTCCAGAACGCAGGCACGGGCTGCCCAGGAGTGGACAGAGGCAGCTTGGATGGTCTGCAGGAGTCGAGG
The Globicephala melas chromosome 10, mGloMel1.2, whole genome shotgun sequence genome window above contains:
- the PRPH gene encoding peripherin isoform X1; amino-acid sequence: MSHPSGLRSGVSSTYYRRTFGPPPSLSPGALSYSSSSRFSSSRLLGSASPGSSVRLGSFRSPRAAAGALLRLPSERLDFSMAEALNQEFLATRSNEKQELQELNDRFANFIEKVRFLEQQNAALRGELSQARGQEPARADQLCQQELRELRRELELLGRERDRVQVERDGLAEDLAALKQRLEEETRKREDAEHSLVLFRKDVDDATLSRLELERKIESLMDEIEFLKKLHEEELRDLQMSVESQQVQQVEVEATVKPELTAALRDIRAQYESIAAKNLQEAEEWYKSKYADLSDAANRNHEALRQAKQEMNESRRQIQSLTCEVDGLRGTNEALLRQLRELEEQFALEAGGYQAGTARLEEELRQLKEEMARHLREYQELLNVKMALDIEIATYRKLLEGEESRISVPVHSFASLSIKTTVPEVEPPQESHSRKMVLIKTIETRDGEQVVTESHKEQRSELDKSSTHSY
- the PRPH gene encoding peripherin isoform X2, with translation MSHPSGLRSGVSSTYYRRTFGPPPSLSPGALSYSSSSRFSSSRLLGSASPGSSVRLGSFRSPRAAAGALLRLPSERLDFSMAEALNQEFLATRSNEKQELQELNDRFANFIEKVRFLEQQNAALRGELSQARGQEPARADQLCQQELRELRRELELLGRERDRVQVERDGLAEDLAALKQRLEEETRKREDAEHSLVLFRKDVDDATLSRLELERKIESLMDEIEFLKKLHEEELRDLQMSVESQQVQQVEVEATVKPELTAALRDIRAQYESIAAKNLQEAEEWYKSKYADLSDAANRNHEALRQAKQEMNESRRQIQSLTCEVDGLRGTNEALLRQLRELEEQFALEAGGYQAGTARLEEELRQLKEEMARHLREYQELLNVKMALDIEIATYRKLLEGEESRISVPVHSFASLSIKTTVPEVEPPQESHSRKMVLIKTIETRDGEVVTESHKEQRSELDKSSTHSY